Proteins from a genomic interval of Providencia stuartii:
- the murB gene encoding UDP-N-acetylmuramate dehydrogenase, with translation MNPSLELKPFNSFGIDATAKSICIAESAEAIYQQWLEAKKQQLPVLILGGGSNVLFIDNFDGVVILNRIKGINVTETADDWQVYSAAGENWHQFIEYLMNNGINGAENLALIPGCVGSAPIQNIGAYGVELKDICEYVDMLHLITGETVRIQAEECRFGYRDSIFKHEYQDDYIIIGVGFKLSKQWTPKLTYGDLALLDPETVTPQQVFDSVCNTRKMKLPDPAITGNAGSFFKNPIISADKAQQIKQLYPTCPQYLQEDGSVKVAAGWLIDQCGLKGYELGGAAVHTRQALVIINKNQATGNDVVNLARHISQTVHSHFGIMLEPEVRFIGKNGEINPMDCIL, from the coding sequence ATGAACCCATCCCTTGAATTAAAACCATTTAATAGTTTTGGTATTGATGCAACAGCAAAGTCCATTTGTATTGCTGAATCAGCGGAAGCTATTTATCAGCAATGGCTTGAAGCAAAAAAACAGCAGTTACCTGTTTTGATTCTTGGTGGCGGTAGTAATGTTTTATTTATCGATAATTTTGATGGCGTAGTTATTTTAAATCGCATTAAAGGGATCAATGTAACTGAAACAGCTGATGATTGGCAGGTATATTCAGCAGCAGGTGAAAACTGGCATCAATTTATTGAATATTTAATGAATAACGGTATTAATGGAGCTGAAAACTTAGCATTAATACCTGGCTGTGTAGGATCTGCGCCAATACAAAATATAGGCGCTTATGGCGTTGAGCTAAAAGATATATGTGAGTATGTGGATATGTTGCATCTGATAACAGGTGAAACGGTGAGGATCCAAGCTGAAGAATGTCGTTTTGGTTATCGTGATAGTATCTTTAAGCATGAATATCAGGATGATTACATTATTATTGGTGTTGGGTTTAAACTTTCTAAGCAATGGACTCCAAAACTCACTTATGGCGATTTGGCGCTGTTAGATCCTGAAACAGTCACACCACAGCAAGTTTTTGACTCTGTATGTAATACACGAAAAATGAAATTACCCGACCCTGCTATTACAGGAAATGCGGGTAGCTTTTTTAAAAACCCAATTATCTCGGCAGATAAAGCACAGCAAATAAAGCAGCTTTACCCCACATGTCCACAATATCTTCAGGAAGATGGTTCAGTCAAAGTTGCCGCAGGATGGCTGATAGATCAGTGTGGTCTGAAAGGTTATGAATTGGGCGGAGCGGCAGTTCATACACGGCAAGCTTTAGTGATAATTAATAAAAATCAAGCGACAGGGAATGATGTTGTTAATCTCGCTAGACATATTAGCCAAACGGTACATTCACATTTTGGTATTATGCTTGAGCCTGAAGTGAGATTTATTGGCAAAAATGGTGAAATTAACCCAATGGATTGTATTTTATGA
- the birA gene encoding bifunctional biotin--[acetyl-CoA-carboxylase] ligase/biotin operon repressor BirA — MKETSIPLQLIELLSDAQIHSGQQLGDKIGMTRAGINKHIKTLRSWGIQVQTITGKGYKLPYSVNLLNGEVIRKQVQGSHVIVEPVIDSTNQYMLDRIPSLQSGDTCLAEYQSAGRGRRGRQWVSPFGCNLYLSMYWKLDQGPAAAVGLSLVVGIVIAKTLNKISKGKVKVKWPNDLYLNDKKLAGILVELTGKTGDAAHIIIGIGINIGMEKKNIDKEKSINQEWASLVDEVENIERNELSASIINALKEALILFEKEGLAPFLESWFELDNFLGRKVKLLIGDKIITGIEKGIDQQGALLLQHDNGDIIPYIGGEISLRANEI, encoded by the coding sequence ATGAAAGAAACTAGCATACCATTACAATTGATTGAGCTTTTATCGGATGCCCAAATTCACTCTGGACAACAACTGGGTGATAAAATTGGTATGACAAGAGCGGGTATCAATAAGCACATTAAAACGCTACGTTCATGGGGTATTCAGGTACAAACAATTACCGGAAAAGGCTATAAATTACCTTATTCAGTTAATTTGTTGAATGGTGAAGTAATTAGAAAGCAGGTTCAGGGGAGTCATGTGATCGTCGAACCTGTCATTGATTCAACAAATCAGTATATGCTGGATAGAATTCCTAGCTTACAGTCTGGTGATACATGTCTAGCGGAATATCAAAGTGCTGGAAGAGGCCGTAGAGGGCGACAGTGGGTTTCTCCATTTGGCTGTAATCTATATTTATCCATGTATTGGAAACTTGACCAAGGGCCGGCGGCGGCGGTAGGTCTTAGTTTAGTTGTGGGTATCGTCATTGCGAAAACGTTAAACAAAATTAGCAAAGGCAAAGTTAAGGTTAAATGGCCTAATGACCTTTACCTTAATGATAAAAAATTAGCAGGAATACTTGTTGAATTAACAGGTAAAACAGGTGATGCAGCACATATTATTATTGGTATTGGCATTAATATTGGTATGGAGAAAAAAAATATTGATAAAGAAAAATCCATCAACCAAGAATGGGCATCATTGGTAGACGAAGTTGAAAATATTGAAAGAAACGAATTATCAGCAAGTATTATTAATGCATTAAAAGAAGCATTAATCTTATTTGAAAAAGAAGGTTTAGCCCCATTTTTAGAGAGCTGGTTTGAGCTTGATAATTTCTTAGGAAGAAAGGTTAAGTTATTGATTGGAGATAAAATTATCACTGGGATTGAAAAGGGAATTGATCAGCAAGGTGCTCTTTTATTGCAACATGATAATGGTGATATTATTCCATATATTGGCGGTGAAATTTCATTAAGAGCGAATGAAATATAA
- the coaA gene encoding type I pantothenate kinase: protein MKQTENLITTPYLEFDREHWATLRDSVPLTLTPSELSELKGINEELSMEDVIEIYLPLSRLLNFYISSNLRRQAVLEQFLGTNGAKVPYIIGIAGSVAVGKSTTARLLQALLTRWPEHRKVDLITTDGFLYPNQVLKDRNIMKKKGFPQSYDMRRLVNFVSQIKSGARNVVAPVYSHLTYDIVPDQQQVIDQPDILILEGLNVLQSDMDYPHDPHHVFVSDFVDFSIYVDANPELLKQWYVGRFLKFRQGAFSDPDSYFHNYSKLSEEEAVNIAGAIWDEINGLNLKENILPTKERASLIMTKGENHSIQSVRLRK from the coding sequence AAACAGACAGAGAATTTAATTACTACACCATACTTAGAGTTTGATCGAGAACATTGGGCTACATTACGTGATTCAGTGCCATTAACATTAACACCAAGTGAGCTTTCTGAGCTGAAAGGCATTAATGAAGAACTCTCCATGGAAGATGTTATTGAGATCTATCTACCATTGTCTCGTTTACTCAATTTCTATATTAGCTCTAATTTACGTCGCCAAGCTGTGTTAGAACAATTTCTTGGTACCAATGGCGCTAAGGTTCCATACATTATAGGGATTGCTGGAAGTGTTGCTGTCGGTAAAAGCACGACGGCTCGCTTATTACAGGCGCTGTTGACTCGCTGGCCTGAGCATCGAAAAGTTGATTTAATCACAACGGATGGTTTTTTATATCCTAACCAAGTTTTAAAAGATCGTAATATCATGAAGAAAAAAGGTTTCCCTCAATCTTATGATATGCGTAGGTTGGTTAACTTTGTCTCACAAATAAAGTCAGGCGCCCGCAATGTTGTTGCACCAGTATACTCGCACCTCACTTATGACATCGTTCCCGACCAACAACAAGTCATTGATCAACCTGATATATTGATTTTAGAAGGCTTGAACGTGTTACAAAGCGATATGGACTACCCACATGACCCTCACCATGTGTTTGTATCCGATTTTGTTGACTTCTCTATCTATGTCGATGCGAACCCTGAACTATTAAAACAGTGGTATGTGGGGAGATTCTTAAAATTTCGCCAAGGCGCATTCTCAGATCCTGATTCTTATTTTCACAATTACTCTAAATTGAGTGAAGAAGAAGCCGTTAATATCGCTGGCGCTATTTGGGATGAAATTAATGGACTCAATCTCAAAGAAAATATTTTGCCGACAAAAGAACGTGCTAGCCTCATCATGACTAAGGGTGAAAACCATTCCATTCAGAGTGTTCGGTTAAGAAAATAA